A stretch of the Lolium perenne isolate Kyuss_39 chromosome 3, Kyuss_2.0, whole genome shotgun sequence genome encodes the following:
- the LOC127338620 gene encoding tyrosine N-monooxygenase-like, whose product MLGTCSSSSLLLVVITLIYLVQRLGFKSNIICGVTCSSATVPLPPGPLPWPVVGNLPEMMLNKPAFRWIHLVMKKMGTDIACFRLGRVNVVPITCPKIAREVLKKQDTNFVSRPLTFASSTVSCGYKNVVLSPFGEQWKKMRRVLTTEIICPSRHKWLHNKRADEADNFTRYIYNLATGTSSRGSSSTSDTNVDVRHVTRHYCGNVIRRLVFGKRYFGEPQPDGGPGPLEVEHIDASFTCLGFVYSFCISDYLPWLLGLDLDGQEKVVKEANATVNRLHDMVIDERWRQWKGGETQDGVEDLLDVLITLKDGHGSPLLTIEEVKALIMALGSSPCKFLQGDIIFAALDNPSNAVEWALAEMVNNPELLDKAVEEMDRVVGRERLVQESDIPQLNYIKACIREAFRLHPIAPFNLPHVALADTTVAGYRVPKGSHVLLSRVGLGRNPTVWDDPLRFKPERHMRDDAGVELTENELRFISFSTGRRGCIAASLGTTISVMLFGRLLQGFTWAKPAGVSFIDLSESRHDLSMTKPLLLHAEPRLPLHLYPTSR is encoded by the exons ATGTTAGGAACTTGCTCCTCTTCGTCTCTTTTGCTCGTCGTAATAACTCTCATATACCTTGTCCAAAGGTTAGGGTTCAAGAGCAACATCATCTGTGGTGTCACATGCTCATCGGCAACGGTTCCACTTCCACCAGGGCCGTTGCCGTGGCCGGTGGTGGGTAACCTGCCCGAAATGATGCTCAACAAGCCGGCATTCCGTTGGATCCATCTCGTGATGAAGAAGATGGGCACCGATATCGCCTGCTTCCGCCTCGGCCGTGTCAACGTCGTCCCCATCACCTGCCCCAAGATAGCGAGAGAGGTGCTCAAGAAGCAGGACACGAACTTCGTGTCCCGGCCGCTCACCTTCGCCTCCAGCACCGTCAGCTGCGGTTACAAGAACGTGGTGCTCTCGCCGTTTGGGGAGCAGTGGAAGAAGATGCGCCGGGTGCTCACTACCGAGATCATTTGCCCTTCCCGGCACAAGTGGCTCCACAACAAGCGAGCCGACGAGGCCGACAACTTCACACGCTACATCTACAACCTCGCCACCGGCACCAGCTCCAGGGGGTCGTCTTCAACATCGGACACCAACGTCGATGTCAGGCATGTCACACGACATTACTGTGGCAACGTCATCCGTCGGCTTGTCTTCGGTAAGAGGTACTTCGGGGAGCCTCAACCCGACGGCGGGCCGGGGCCGCTTGAGGTGGAGCACATAGACGCTTCATTCACCTGCCTGGGGTTCGTCTACTCCTTCTGCATCAGCGACTACCTCCCTTGGCTGCTTGGTCTTGACCTTGACGGCCAGGAGAAGGTGGTCAAGGAGGCCAACGCGACGGTGAATAGACTGCACGACATGGTCATTGATGAGCGTTGGAGGCAGTGGAAGGGTGGCGAGACGCAGGACGGCGTCGAAGATTTGCTCGACGTTCTCATCACGCTCAAAGATGGGCATGGCAGCCCGTTGCTTACCATCGAGGAGGTCAAAGCA CTAATAATGGCCCTCGGCTCTTCTCCTTGTAAATTCTTGCAGGGGGACATAATATTTGCGGCGCTAGACAATCCTTCCAACGCCGTGGAGTGGGCGCTGGCAGAGATGGTGAACAACCCGGAGTTGCTGGACAAGGCGGTGGAGGAGATGGACCGGGTGGTCGGTCGGGAGCGGTTGGTGCAGGAGTCCGACATCCCGCAGCTCAACTACATCAAGGCGTGCATACGTGAGGCATTTCGACTTCATCCTATTGCTCCCTTCAACTTGCCGCATGTCGCGTTGGCCGACACTACCGTCGCCGGCTACCGTGTGCCCAAGGGGAGCCACGTCCTCCTCAGCCGGGTCGGCCTAGGCAGGAACCCCACTGTCTGGGACGACCCGCTCCGCTTCAAGCCGGAGCGCCACATGAGAGACGACGCTGGCGTAGAGCTCACTGAGAACGAGCTACGGTTCATCTCCTTCAGCACTGGCCGCCGTGGCTGCATTGCAGCATCGCTAGGGACGACGATCAGCGTCATGCTCTTTGGCAGGCTCCTGCAGGGTTTTACATGGGCCAAACCAGCTGGGGTGTCGTTCATCGATCTTAGCGAGTCCAGGCATGATCTCTCCATGACGAAGCCGCTGCTGCTGCACGCGGAACCACGCCTGCCGTTGCACCTCTACCCGACGAGCCGTTGA